The Victivallis sp. Marseille-Q1083 genome has a window encoding:
- a CDS encoding choice-of-anchor Q domain-containing protein: MKHLGTLVVAIALATTASLSAQAATYYVNASRPDDSGSGLSESAAKKSIKAAVNAAKAAAGDHLILVKPGTYTGADNREIEFGGKNIQLRSTAGAATTIIDLAQSGRFLYLHNNETKAGSSLEGFTIQNGNYSSGTALTLSSAGLTIKNCIFKDNRYTGGGAVSTSGGDIDIVGCKFINNIQASSSGYPGGGPTSGGALISNNGTVSVTGSEFIGNTGYNGGAILSYGASFTIRQSRFTGNTATGYGGALYVMQASSTAPVTILENSLFTGNTAASAGGFAQLNGTVTIKNCTIYDNITNGTSSSSVDLALNSNMSLYNTILIGKFSGTPGTIQNCCTNATVTGAGNLNADPQLTPVGWLTASSPCINAGSNANAASPDLAGQARPQGGTVDIGCYEWKDTDGDGIPDAVETAAGLNPNSAADASGDADNDGLSNLQEFLLGTDPGKADTDGDGIADKAEIDQGYDPLKYTRIIYVNAARPDDSGNGLTLATAKKTIAAAVDLSKSNAYENIIKLKGGTYTGASNKNLDFAGCNIKLMSIDGAASTIIDLENSGRFLYLQKGETTTSRLDGLTIKNGSNTYGAAGYLNNAGLTIRNCVIENCTSSSTGGGSFAAVYASGKPVIITGTVFRGNSGPTSTMGGPMGSGGALVLTNAGPSEVSDCTFQGNMGYYGGGIYVMGSQVVMNNNRFLGNVAGYQGGAVYVTGGMTGPSGSPTGVTMTNCLLLNNRAQDNYSDLYVPGGSSNTLTNLTVAGGSAKNGISCDFEGNTTLTNCIIQGQIKLTTSSSYTIAADYNCTTTDLSAKGSGNIMSDPALTKGGYLKKGSPCINAGTATGAPARDIDGMARPVGARPDIGCQEFKDTDNDGIPDNIETAAGLNASSAADATLDKDGDGLNNLNEYYSGTNINKADTDGDGINDKAEIDQESDPLTPTRIVYVNASGGNDSNSGTTAATAKKTINAAIAVSKTAGFDNVIKLAAGTYSGDGNHTLDFGGYDIKIQGAGAASTIIDLGGAARFLTLQKGESLNSQLKNLTFRNGYQSGSATVVYANNAQIYLRNCTFADNHSGDPNAAGGSGPSSGASYNTAAVYAGGAMPVKVVACSFVNNCSFNAMGASGGGTGGAIIISGSSTGSRIDNCTFTGNYGYNSGAIGLTGAQASVTRSRFYNNIAAAYGGAVYVGSGMGGPSATVPKISMVNCILIGNRAQNNYSDIYGAGTAQVALSNVTIAGGSAKSGGSCYFDTAPTIINTILQGDVVLKSGVAINGKNNCVSMPSATFGTGSITADPMLTRAGYLQKGSPCINAGSNDAGTATVDIDGVARPVGANKDIGAQEFKDTDNDGIPDNIETAAGLNASSAADATLDKDGDGLNNLNEYYSGTDINKADTDGDGVNDGAETAAGTDPLIASKVYYVNAASGNDNNSGLTTAQARKTIGAALALTRNPGYENVVKVMPGTYVGDGNHTLDFNGYDVKLLSTGSAADTIVDLGGTARFLTLQKGESLNSVLNGFTIRNGHQDSSGTAIYLNNAQLDIRNCVFDGNFSGRIIQPGDPSYPGSGSGAAAIYASGRPIRITNTRFFNNRASGMGSMGNAGALCAMNIGDSIIDRCEFIGNDGPNGGAIQFARGTLTVTNSKFLRNRTDYNGGAINAGNYMGGGGTTPTTLVLKNCLFLDNKAKNDYSDLYSGNGTITRLVNVTISRGGSKNGGSCYFDSTTTIDNSIVNGPAVLKNGIPLIAKCSQNPADWSAYGAGNITADPMLYQCGYPEPASPVVNAGKSATIVTPDLDGTPRAAASGGMGCYEWKDTDGDGIPDAVETAAGLNPSSAADATLDKDNDGINNLTEFQMGTKINVADTDGDGIDDGDELALGYDPTFFTRMIYVDTNNGSDSNNGLTPATAKKSIGAGVANAKQSGCENIVKALPGTYSHEYDKNLNFGGYDIKIQNAGSLTETVIDIGGENPLLTLSNGETTDSWLDGFLLTGSDGSDAVITLTDSGLTIKNCRFAYNNLNQPDWPDRPMDFYYGAYGMIRATNSTLRLDKTEVIDNVQNPYGNFLWSSKSNITFDKCRFQDNDLGSGTLVMFGNIYMGGPTQNLEPVTLTMTNTVFARNNTRSSGPVIKISDKAILTGVNCSLVNCANGIAPVVQNDGETTFLNSIITDSVAGNIPVFSYCCTAEDYSESGTGNIVYAGDLSVLGYLNADSACIDAGTTAGAPPDDIIGTARPQGGGVDIGAEEFCDANNNGISDYYEYICGGTLDPDADDDGDGLSNLQEYQMGLDASNPDTDWDGMPDGWEVANGLNPFIDDSREDADGDGLINVEEYINGTDPNNPDTDGDGRNDYWEVKEAFSNPLTAEFTPGETVLQSINGNGFSNSAGGWENEGNSTFARGRRGWVQYNFNIAATGVYVIDVEIAERIDKTTPGSFQIAGYVDGAWSATRVVEVTHGTPQKLEFFLPKLAAGSHTLKLDWLNVYRNTTLQINKVRVLKLNGKDTNNDGVADWVDTRMNNMCNVTVPATTPTSPVCIEGANASYIEQITITGYYTPDGQTRDPPVTRRTAFNNWYADVPLNPNSSSALTINVAYQNGAKTIARSVSWTPTDAWNTSNITIRKNDSLRLAVTPPSGFAGTVTMKVEDQTCTVAAGQIVPYKFENAGRIPVTVICAPTVGAPETRTMTVNVMSGTFNPNPVCAVGVERQWSNADLGADVYLEFDYNIARKDRNPNSSPRVFTLRADQPGTAYVTARTAKGGPILDSTEIRIINITSHLNDGYHRIITDFGDGTALYEGYVVLDEVIPGLQVKVVLWGSNTLFEDGTREKWLDASSFDASGEMHYRMLAGRGFTTCQSLFLYQDGVLVRPLQ; this comes from the coding sequence ATGAAGCATCTGGGAACTCTGGTCGTTGCGATTGCCCTTGCGACAACCGCAAGTCTCTCCGCACAGGCAGCCACCTACTATGTCAACGCCTCCCGTCCTGACGACAGCGGCAGCGGCTTGAGCGAGTCCGCCGCCAAAAAATCGATCAAAGCCGCAGTCAACGCGGCAAAAGCCGCCGCCGGCGATCACCTCATCCTGGTCAAGCCCGGGACCTACACCGGAGCGGACAACCGTGAAATCGAATTCGGCGGCAAAAACATCCAGCTGAGGAGCACGGCCGGAGCGGCAACGACGATCATCGACCTGGCGCAGTCCGGCCGTTTTTTATATCTGCACAACAACGAAACCAAAGCCGGCAGTTCGCTGGAAGGTTTTACCATCCAGAATGGCAACTACAGTTCTGGAACGGCACTTACTTTGAGTTCAGCCGGTCTGACGATCAAGAACTGTATCTTCAAAGACAACCGCTATACCGGCGGCGGCGCGGTTTCGACGTCTGGCGGCGACATCGACATCGTTGGCTGTAAATTCATCAACAACATCCAGGCGTCGAGCAGCGGCTATCCGGGAGGCGGGCCGACCAGCGGCGGCGCGTTGATATCCAACAACGGCACGGTGTCGGTAACCGGCAGCGAGTTTATCGGCAACACCGGTTACAACGGTGGTGCGATTTTGAGTTACGGCGCGAGCTTCACCATCAGGCAGAGCAGATTCACCGGCAACACGGCGACCGGTTACGGCGGGGCGCTGTATGTGATGCAGGCGAGTTCGACCGCGCCGGTCACGATCCTTGAAAACAGCCTGTTTACCGGCAACACGGCGGCCAGCGCCGGCGGATTCGCCCAGCTCAACGGCACCGTGACGATCAAAAACTGCACCATCTATGACAATATCACCAACGGTACCTCCAGTTCCAGCGTCGATCTGGCATTGAACAGCAATATGTCTTTGTACAATACGATCCTGATCGGCAAATTTTCCGGCACCCCGGGAACGATTCAAAACTGCTGCACCAATGCGACGGTCACCGGCGCCGGCAACCTCAATGCCGATCCGCAGTTGACGCCGGTCGGCTGGTTGACCGCGTCCTCGCCGTGCATCAACGCCGGCAGCAATGCCAACGCGGCGTCTCCTGACCTGGCCGGGCAGGCCCGTCCACAGGGCGGCACGGTCGACATCGGCTGTTATGAATGGAAAGACACCGACGGCGACGGCATCCCCGATGCCGTCGAAACCGCCGCCGGGTTGAATCCGAACAGCGCGGCCGATGCGTCCGGCGACGCCGACAACGACGGCCTTTCGAACCTGCAGGAGTTTTTGCTCGGCACTGATCCCGGCAAAGCCGATACCGACGGCGACGGCATTGCCGACAAAGCGGAAATCGATCAGGGTTACGATCCGTTGAAATACACCCGGATTATTTACGTCAATGCGGCGCGGCCCGACGACAGCGGCAACGGCCTGACGCTGGCGACGGCGAAGAAAACCATTGCCGCGGCGGTGGATTTGTCCAAAAGCAACGCTTATGAGAACATCATCAAGCTCAAGGGCGGCACTTACACCGGAGCATCCAACAAAAACCTGGATTTTGCCGGCTGTAATATCAAACTGATGAGCATCGACGGCGCGGCTTCGACGATCATCGACCTGGAAAACTCCGGCCGGTTTTTATATCTGCAGAAAGGGGAAACCACCACCAGCCGGCTTGACGGGCTGACGATTAAAAACGGCAGCAACACCTATGGAGCGGCGGGATATTTGAATAACGCCGGGCTGACGATCCGCAACTGCGTGATCGAAAACTGCACCTCCTCGTCGACCGGCGGCGGTTCGTTTGCGGCGGTTTACGCATCCGGCAAGCCGGTCATCATCACCGGCACCGTATTCCGCGGCAACTCCGGCCCGACTTCGACGATGGGCGGGCCGATGGGTTCGGGCGGCGCGTTGGTGTTGACCAACGCCGGCCCGAGCGAGGTCAGCGATTGCACCTTCCAGGGCAACATGGGTTATTACGGGGGCGGCATTTATGTGATGGGTTCGCAAGTCGTCATGAACAATAACCGTTTCCTCGGCAATGTGGCCGGCTACCAGGGCGGCGCGGTTTACGTTACCGGCGGGATGACCGGCCCGAGCGGATCCCCGACCGGGGTGACGATGACCAACTGCCTGCTGCTCAACAACCGGGCGCAGGACAATTATTCGGACCTCTACGTGCCGGGCGGCAGCAGCAATACGCTGACCAACCTGACCGTAGCCGGCGGTTCGGCGAAGAACGGCATCAGTTGCGATTTCGAAGGCAACACCACATTGACCAACTGCATCATTCAGGGGCAGATCAAGCTGACGACCAGCAGCAGCTATACGATCGCCGCCGACTACAACTGCACGACGACCGATTTGAGCGCCAAAGGCAGCGGCAACATCATGAGCGATCCGGCGCTGACCAAAGGCGGCTACCTGAAAAAAGGTTCGCCGTGTATCAATGCCGGCACCGCCACCGGCGCGCCGGCCAGGGATATCGACGGGATGGCCCGCCCGGTCGGCGCCCGGCCGGATATCGGCTGCCAGGAGTTCAAGGACACCGACAACGACGGCATTCCGGACAACATCGAAACCGCCGCCGGACTGAATGCGTCCAGTGCCGCCGACGCGACGCTTGACAAAGACGGCGACGGCCTGAACAACCTCAACGAATATTATTCCGGCACCAACATCAATAAAGCGGACACCGACGGCGACGGCATCAACGACAAAGCGGAAATCGACCAGGAATCCGATCCGCTGACGCCGACCCGGATCGTCTATGTCAACGCTTCCGGCGGCAATGATTCCAACAGCGGCACGACCGCCGCGACCGCCAAGAAAACCATAAATGCGGCCATCGCCGTCTCCAAGACGGCCGGTTTCGACAACGTGATCAAGCTGGCGGCCGGGACCTATTCCGGCGACGGCAACCACACGCTGGATTTCGGCGGTTACGATATTAAAATCCAGGGCGCCGGGGCCGCGTCCACGATCATCGACCTCGGAGGCGCGGCGCGCTTCCTGACTCTGCAGAAAGGCGAAAGCCTGAACAGCCAACTGAAAAACCTGACTTTCCGCAACGGCTATCAGTCCGGCAGCGCGACAGTGGTTTATGCCAACAACGCACAGATATACCTGCGAAACTGCACCTTTGCCGACAACCATTCGGGCGACCCGAATGCCGCCGGCGGTTCTGGCCCCAGTTCGGGCGCCAGCTACAACACCGCCGCCGTCTATGCCGGCGGGGCGATGCCGGTCAAGGTGGTCGCCTGCAGCTTCGTCAACAACTGTTCCTTCAACGCGATGGGAGCCAGTGGCGGCGGCACCGGCGGGGCGATCATCATTTCCGGCAGCAGCACCGGCAGCCGGATCGACAACTGCACCTTTACCGGCAACTACGGATACAACTCCGGCGCGATCGGATTGACCGGCGCCCAGGCCAGCGTCACCCGAAGCCGGTTCTACAACAATATCGCGGCCGCTTACGGCGGCGCGGTCTATGTCGGCAGCGGCATGGGCGGTCCCAGCGCAACCGTACCGAAAATCAGCATGGTCAACTGCATATTGATCGGCAACCGGGCGCAAAACAACTATTCTGACATTTACGGAGCGGGAACCGCCCAGGTGGCGTTGTCCAACGTAACGATCGCCGGCGGTTCGGCCAAGAGCGGCGGAAGCTGCTATTTCGACACCGCCCCGACGATCATCAACACCATCTTGCAGGGTGACGTGGTGCTGAAAAGCGGCGTCGCCATCAACGGCAAGAACAACTGCGTTTCAATGCCGTCGGCAACGTTCGGAACCGGCAGCATTACGGCCGATCCGATGCTGACCCGGGCCGGCTATCTGCAGAAGGGTTCGCCCTGCATCAATGCCGGCAGCAATGACGCCGGCACCGCCACCGTCGATATCGACGGCGTCGCCCGTCCGGTCGGAGCCAACAAAGACATCGGCGCCCAGGAATTCAAGGACACCGACAATGACGGCATTCCGGACAACATCGAAACCGCCGCCGGGCTGAATGCGTCCAGCGCCGCCGACGCGACGCTCGACAAAGACGGCGATGGCCTGAACAACCTCAACGAATATTATTCCGGTACCGATATCAATAAAGCGGATACCGATGGCGACGGCGTCAACGACGGTGCCGAAACCGCCGCCGGGACCGATCCGTTGATCGCGTCGAAGGTCTATTATGTCAACGCCGCCTCCGGGAACGACAATAATTCTGGCCTGACGACGGCGCAGGCCAGAAAGACCATCGGCGCGGCGCTGGCGCTGACCAGGAATCCCGGTTACGAAAATGTCGTCAAAGTGATGCCGGGCACCTACGTCGGCGACGGCAACCACACTTTGGATTTCAACGGTTATGACGTCAAGCTGCTCAGCACCGGCAGCGCCGCCGATACGATCGTCGACCTTGGCGGCACGGCGCGGTTTCTGACCCTGCAGAAAGGGGAAAGCCTGAACAGCGTCCTGAACGGATTCACGATCCGCAACGGCCACCAGGACAGCAGCGGCACGGCGATTTACCTGAACAACGCCCAGCTCGATATCCGCAACTGCGTCTTTGACGGCAACTTCTCCGGCCGGATCATCCAGCCCGGCGATCCCTCCTATCCGGGCAGCGGCAGCGGCGCCGCGGCGATTTATGCCAGCGGCCGGCCGATCCGGATCACCAACACCCGGTTCTTCAACAATCGCGCCTCCGGGATGGGGTCGATGGGAAACGCCGGGGCGCTGTGCGCGATGAACATCGGCGATTCGATAATCGACCGCTGTGAGTTCATCGGCAATGACGGACCGAACGGCGGAGCGATTCAATTCGCCCGCGGCACGCTGACCGTCACCAACAGCAAATTCCTGCGCAACCGGACCGATTACAACGGGGGAGCGATCAACGCCGGCAACTACATGGGCGGCGGCGGCACCACGCCGACGACACTGGTCCTGAAGAACTGCCTGTTCCTGGACAACAAAGCCAAAAACGATTACTCCGACCTTTACTCCGGCAATGGCACCATAACCAGACTGGTCAACGTGACGATCAGCCGCGGCGGAAGCAAGAACGGGGGCAGTTGTTATTTCGACAGCACGACCACCATCGACAACAGCATCGTCAACGGCCCGGCGGTATTGAAAAACGGCATCCCGCTGATCGCGAAATGCAGCCAGAATCCGGCCGACTGGTCGGCCTATGGCGCCGGTAACATCACCGCTGATCCGATGCTCTACCAATGCGGCTATCCGGAACCGGCTTCACCGGTCGTCAACGCCGGTAAAAGCGCCACCATCGTCACTCCCGACCTGGACGGCACGCCGCGCGCTGCCGCTTCCGGCGGCATGGGGTGTTATGAGTGGAAAGACACCGACGGCGACGGTATTCCGGACGCGGTGGAAACCGCCGCCGGCTTGAATCCCTCCAGCGCCGCCGACGCGACGCTTGACAAAGACAATGACGGTATCAATAACCTGACCGAATTTCAAATGGGAACTAAAATCAATGTCGCCGACACCGACGGCGACGGCATCGATGACGGCGATGAGTTGGCGCTTGGCTACGATCCGACCTTTTTCACCCGGATGATCTATGTCGATACCAATAACGGCAGCGACAGCAATAACGGCTTAACCCCCGCGACCGCCAAGAAATCGATCGGCGCCGGCGTCGCCAACGCCAAGCAATCCGGGTGCGAGAACATCGTCAAGGCGCTGCCCGGTACCTACTCACACGAATACGATAAAAACCTCAACTTCGGCGGCTACGACATCAAGATTCAAAATGCCGGCAGTCTGACCGAAACGGTCATCGATATCGGCGGCGAAAATCCATTGCTGACACTCTCCAACGGCGAAACCACCGACAGTTGGCTGGACGGTTTCCTGTTGACCGGCAGCGACGGCTCCGACGCGGTGATCACCCTGACCGACAGCGGTCTGACGATCAAAAACTGCCGGTTCGCCTACAATAACCTCAATCAGCCCGACTGGCCGGATCGACCGATGGATTTCTATTACGGCGCCTACGGAATGATTCGGGCGACCAATTCCACTTTGCGGCTTGATAAAACCGAAGTGATCGACAATGTTCAGAACCCTTACGGTAATTTCCTGTGGAGCTCGAAGAGCAATATCACCTTTGACAAGTGCCGTTTCCAGGACAACGATCTCGGTTCCGGCACGCTGGTGATGTTCGGCAACATCTACATGGGCGGCCCGACCCAGAACCTGGAACCGGTGACATTGACGATGACCAATACCGTATTCGCCCGCAACAACACCAGGTCATCCGGACCGGTGATCAAAATTAGTGACAAAGCTATTTTGACCGGCGTCAACTGTTCGCTGGTCAACTGCGCGAACGGGATCGCGCCGGTCGTTCAGAACGACGGCGAGACCACGTTCCTGAACAGCATCATCACCGACTCGGTAGCCGGTAATATCCCGGTTTTTTCCTATTGCTGCACCGCCGAGGATTACTCCGAAAGTGGCACCGGCAACATCGTCTATGCCGGCGATCTGTCGGTGCTGGGCTACCTGAATGCCGATTCCGCCTGCATCGACGCCGGCACCACGGCCGGCGCACCGCCGGACGACATCATCGGAACTGCCCGTCCCCAGGGCGGCGGTGTCGATATCGGCGCGGAAGAGTTCTGCGATGCCAACAATAACGGTATCTCCGATTACTATGAATACATCTGCGGCGGTACGCTGGACCCGGACGCCGATGATGATGGTGACGGGCTTTCCAATCTGCAAGAGTATCAGATGGGATTGGACGCGTCCAACCCGGATACCGACTGGGATGGGATGCCGGACGGCTGGGAGGTGGCCAACGGCCTCAATCCGTTCATCGACGACAGCCGGGAAGACGCCGACGGCGACGGATTGATCAACGTCGAAGAGTATATCAACGGCACCGATCCGAACAACCCCGATACCGACGGTGACGGCCGTAACGATTACTGGGAAGTCAAAGAAGCCTTTTCCAATCCGCTGACGGCCGAGTTCACCCCCGGCGAAACGGTGCTGCAGTCGATCAACGGCAACGGCTTCTCCAACAGCGCCGGAGGATGGGAGAATGAAGGGAATTCGACCTTCGCCCGCGGCCGGCGCGGCTGGGTGCAGTATAACTTCAACATCGCCGCCACCGGCGTTTACGTCATCGATGTCGAAATCGCCGAGCGGATCGACAAGACCACGCCAGGCAGTTTCCAGATCGCCGGTTATGTCGACGGCGCCTGGAGCGCCACCCGGGTGGTCGAAGTCACCCACGGCACGCCGCAGAAGCTCGAATTCTTCCTGCCGAAGCTGGCCGCCGGCAGCCATACGCTGAAGCTTGATTGGCTGAACGTCTACCGCAACACCACGCTGCAGATCAACAAGGTCCGGGTGTTGAAGCTGAACGGCAAAGACACCAACAACGACGGGGTGGCCGACTGGGTCGACACCCGGATGAACAATATGTGCAACGTCACCGTGCCGGCCACGACGCCGACTTCTCCGGTCTGCATCGAAGGCGCCAACGCCTCGTATATCGAGCAGATCACCATCACCGGATATTACACTCCGGACGGCCAGACGCGGGACCCGCCGGTCACCCGCCGCACCGCCTTCAACAACTGGTATGCCGACGTGCCGTTGAATCCGAATTCCAGCAGTGCGCTGACCATCAATGTCGCCTATCAGAACGGAGCGAAAACGATCGCCAGGTCGGTGAGCTGGACGCCGACCGATGCCTGGAACACCTCGAACATCACGATCCGCAAGAATGATTCGCTGCGCCTGGCGGTGACGCCGCCGAGCGGTTTTGCCGGAACGGTGACGATGAAGGTCGAAGACCAGACCTGCACGGTGGCCGCCGGGCAGATCGTGCCGTACAAGTTCGAAAACGCCGGCAGGATTCCGGTGACGGTCATCTGCGCGCCGACCGTCGGCGCGCCGGAAACCCGGACGATGACCGTCAACGTGATGTCCGGAACGTTCAACCCCAATCCGGTGTGCGCGGTCGGCGTCGAACGCCAATGGTCCAATGCCGATCTCGGCGCCGACGTTTATCTGGAATTCGATTACAACATCGCCAGGAAGGACCGCAATCCCAACTCGTCGCCGCGGGTGTTCACGCTGCGGGCCGATCAACCGGGAACCGCCTACGTAACGGCGCGGACCGCCAAAGGCGGGCCGATCCTTGACTCCACCGAGATCAGAATCATTAACATCACTTCGCACCTCAACGACGGTTATCACCGGATCATCACCGACTTCGGCGATGGAACCGCGCTGTATGAGGGCTATGTGGTGCTCGACGAAGTGATTCCGGGACTGCAGGTCAAGGTGGTGCTGTGGGGATCGAACACGCTGTTCGAAGACGGCACCCGCGAAAAATGGCTCGATGCAAGCTCTTTCGACGCCTCCGGCGAGATGCACTACCGGATGCTGGCCGGACGCGGCTTCACCACCTGCCAGAGCCTGTTTCTCTACCAGGACGGCGTGCTGGTGCGACCGCTCCAATGA
- a CDS encoding IS4 family transposase gives MKNTSVSLFRQVLDLIPKREFEEIVMKHNGDKRKQSFDSWAHFVSMIFCQLAQANSLREICGGLKTCGGKLNHLGVESAPTKSNLSYANAHRSPKMFGDIFHMLLGHCHAIAPRHEFSFPKKLYSLDATLIELCVKVFPWATYRQTKGAIKLNMLLDHDGHLPVFVDFTNGDVHEVNSARRMELPRDSMVVCDRGYVDFSMLYKWNLSGVDFVTRLKTNTTYDIPEYDVKQYPGTVLSDEVIFLRGSQDKYPERLRKVVVCDVENHRTLTLLTNNFELDAQTIGDIYKARWQIESFFKMLKQNFKIKTFIGTSENAVRIQVWTALIAILLTKYLKFLSKAQWHFSTLVTFLKWNLFVYRDLRQWLDQPFTKPPEPESFQPEFAF, from the coding sequence ATGAAGAATACATCAGTCAGTCTTTTTCGTCAAGTGTTGGATTTGATACCGAAGCGAGAATTTGAAGAAATAGTCATGAAACACAATGGAGACAAGCGAAAACAGTCCTTTGACAGTTGGGCACATTTTGTGTCGATGATCTTCTGCCAGTTGGCGCAGGCCAATAGTCTGCGAGAGATTTGCGGAGGTTTGAAAACCTGTGGAGGCAAATTGAATCATCTTGGAGTGGAATCCGCTCCAACCAAATCCAACTTGTCGTACGCCAATGCCCATCGCTCTCCGAAAATGTTCGGCGATATTTTCCATATGCTTCTGGGACACTGCCATGCAATTGCGCCACGGCATGAGTTTTCGTTTCCCAAGAAACTTTACAGTCTCGACGCAACGCTGATTGAGCTTTGCGTTAAAGTTTTTCCATGGGCAACCTATCGGCAAACCAAAGGGGCAATCAAGCTCAATATGCTGTTGGATCACGATGGTCATCTTCCCGTGTTCGTTGATTTCACCAATGGAGATGTTCATGAGGTAAACAGCGCCAGACGAATGGAACTCCCGCGTGACAGCATGGTGGTTTGTGATCGCGGATACGTTGATTTTTCCATGCTGTATAAATGGAATCTCTCCGGTGTGGATTTTGTCACGCGCCTCAAGACCAATACGACCTACGACATCCCGGAATACGATGTCAAGCAATATCCCGGAACCGTTTTGAGCGATGAAGTCATTTTTCTGCGTGGTTCGCAAGACAAATATCCGGAACGTCTCCGCAAAGTGGTCGTCTGCGATGTGGAAAACCATCGGACATTGACCTTGCTAACCAACAATTTTGAGCTGGACGCACAAACGATCGGCGACATCTATAAGGCTCGCTGGCAAATCGAAAGCTTTTTCAAGATGCTCAAGCAGAACTTCAAGATCAAAACGTTTATCGGCACCAGCGAAAATGCGGTTCGGATTCAAGTTTGGACAGCGCTTATCGCTATTTTGCTGACCAAGTACCTGAAGTTTTTGTCGAAAGCGCAATGGCATTTTTCAACCCTGGTCACTTTCCTGAAATGGAATCTATTTGTTTACCGCGACTTGCGCCAATGGCTGGATCAACCATTTACCAAACCACCGGAGCCGGAATCATTTCAACCAGAGTTCGCTTTTTAG